One genomic segment of Streptomyces niveus includes these proteins:
- a CDS encoding DUF1996 domain-containing protein: protein MAERLRRSTLVSALLVFTALALVAMGLTAITDTATADPRSDRGTTAASHAGHKMPPAVPVPSGDDPDGDGYIPANPPVTGVVPSDEIPPHRYFHEFQANCDVTHTRPDDPIVYPGQPGASHDHTFMGNRTTDANSTTASLDAGTTACKAPGDRSAYWMPTLLNDNQPVRPIGPQVIYYKAGVTDYRTVRPFPKGLRFVVGSPTQTAEQFRNHPGWVEGWECGNSFNNTEIPASCPATRDVQLNLRFQAPSCWDGKYLDTPDHKSHMAYPLVQGANQDVCPTSHPVALPMVEFKMAWPVNGDMSKVRLASGTGHSFHYDFFNAWDNATLAAMVNHCVVGGLQCDARGYDQNNPQAGAALNEDYQLP, encoded by the coding sequence ATGGCCGAAAGACTTCGCAGATCCACCCTGGTGTCCGCGTTGCTCGTGTTCACCGCCCTGGCCCTGGTGGCCATGGGGCTGACCGCGATCACGGACACCGCGACCGCCGATCCCAGGAGCGACCGCGGCACCACGGCCGCTTCCCACGCGGGACACAAGATGCCACCGGCCGTCCCCGTCCCGTCGGGTGACGATCCGGACGGCGACGGCTACATACCGGCGAACCCGCCGGTCACCGGCGTCGTGCCGTCGGACGAGATCCCGCCGCACCGCTACTTCCACGAGTTCCAGGCGAACTGCGACGTCACCCACACCAGGCCGGACGACCCGATCGTCTACCCGGGACAGCCGGGCGCGTCGCACGACCACACCTTCATGGGCAACCGGACCACCGACGCCAACAGCACCACGGCCTCGCTGGACGCCGGCACCACCGCGTGCAAGGCGCCGGGCGACCGGTCCGCGTACTGGATGCCGACCCTGCTGAATGACAACCAGCCGGTACGGCCCATCGGCCCGCAGGTCATCTACTACAAGGCGGGAGTCACCGACTACCGGACCGTCCGGCCGTTCCCGAAGGGCCTGCGGTTCGTCGTCGGCAGCCCGACCCAGACGGCCGAGCAGTTCCGTAACCATCCGGGCTGGGTGGAGGGCTGGGAGTGCGGTAATTCGTTCAACAACACCGAGATCCCGGCCAGTTGCCCGGCCACCCGTGATGTCCAGCTCAACCTCCGCTTCCAGGCACCCAGTTGCTGGGACGGAAAGTATCTGGACACCCCGGACCACAAGAGTCACATGGCCTATCCGCTCGTCCAGGGCGCCAACCAGGACGTCTGCCCGACGTCGCACCCGGTGGCGCTCCCGATGGTCGAGTTCAAGATGGCATGGCCGGTGAACGGAGACATGTCCAAGGTGAGACTCGCCAGTGGGACGGGACACTCGTTCCACTACGACTTCTTCAACGCCTGGGACAACGCCACCCTGGCCGCCATGGTCAACCACTGCGTCGTCGGCGGCCTCCAGTGCGACGCGCGCGGCTACGACCAGAACAATCCACAGGCCGGTGCGGCCCTGAACGAGGATTACCAACTGCCGTGA
- the gndA gene encoding NADP-dependent phosphogluconate dehydrogenase: protein MSGTAQIGVTGLAVMGRNLARNFARNGFTVALHNRTASKTHALVDEFGEEGVFVPADSAEEFVAALERPRRLVIMVKAGDATDAVIQEFAPLLEEGDVIIDGGNAHFADTRRREKELRERGIHFVGVGISGGEEGALHGPSIMPGGSKESYESLGPLLERIAAKAPDDTPTVAHIGPDGAGHFVKMVHNGIEYADMQLIAEAYHLLRAVAGYSPEKIAETFRTWNTGRLDSYLIEITAEVLAHRDAATGKPFVDVVVDQAEQKGTGRWTVQIALDLGVPVSGIAEAVFARSLSGHAALRDVSQTLPGPTATALSEDEAARFADRVEQALYASKIVSYTQGFHQIQAGSEEYGWNIDLGSVAAIWRAGCIIRAAFLDRIRGAYDAQRDLPSLLADKQFAEEIGAAQDDWREVIATAVRQGVPTPGFAAALSYYDALRAERLPAALTQGQRDFFGAHTYRRTDREGSFHTLWGGDRSEVSG from the coding sequence ATGAGTGGTACTGCCCAGATCGGTGTCACCGGGCTCGCGGTGATGGGCCGCAATCTCGCCCGGAACTTCGCCCGCAACGGTTTCACCGTCGCCCTGCACAACCGCACGGCGTCGAAGACCCACGCCCTGGTCGACGAGTTCGGCGAGGAGGGCGTCTTCGTGCCCGCGGACTCCGCCGAGGAGTTCGTCGCCGCGCTGGAGCGCCCGCGCCGTCTCGTCATCATGGTCAAGGCCGGCGACGCGACCGACGCCGTGATCCAGGAGTTCGCTCCGCTGCTCGAAGAGGGCGACGTCATCATCGACGGCGGCAACGCGCACTTCGCCGACACCCGCCGCCGCGAGAAGGAGCTGCGCGAGCGCGGTATCCACTTCGTCGGCGTCGGCATCTCGGGCGGCGAGGAGGGCGCGCTGCACGGACCGAGCATCATGCCCGGCGGCTCGAAGGAGAGTTACGAGTCACTCGGCCCGCTCCTGGAGCGCATCGCGGCGAAGGCGCCGGACGACACCCCGACGGTGGCCCACATCGGCCCCGACGGCGCCGGACACTTCGTCAAGATGGTGCACAACGGCATCGAGTACGCCGACATGCAGCTCATCGCGGAGGCGTACCACCTGCTGCGCGCGGTCGCCGGCTACTCCCCCGAGAAGATCGCCGAGACGTTCCGGACCTGGAACACCGGGCGGCTCGACTCGTATCTGATCGAGATCACCGCCGAGGTGCTGGCCCACCGGGACGCCGCGACCGGGAAGCCGTTCGTGGACGTCGTCGTCGACCAGGCCGAGCAGAAGGGCACCGGACGCTGGACGGTGCAGATCGCCCTCGATCTCGGTGTGCCGGTCTCCGGCATCGCCGAGGCGGTCTTCGCGCGCTCGCTCTCCGGGCACGCGGCGCTGCGGGACGTCTCGCAGACGCTGCCGGGCCCGACGGCGACCGCGCTGAGCGAGGACGAGGCGGCGCGCTTCGCGGACCGGGTGGAGCAGGCGCTGTACGCGTCGAAGATCGTGTCGTACACCCAGGGCTTCCACCAGATCCAGGCGGGCAGCGAGGAGTACGGCTGGAACATCGACCTCGGTTCCGTCGCCGCGATCTGGCGTGCGGGCTGCATCATCCGGGCGGCGTTCCTGGACCGGATCCGGGGCGCGTACGACGCGCAGCGCGATCTGCCGAGCCTGCTGGCCGACAAGCAGTTCGCCGAGGAGATCGGCGCGGCGCAGGACGACTGGCGCGAGGTGATCGCGACGGCGGTACGGCAGGGTGTGCCGACGCCGGGCTTCGCGGCGGCGCTCTCGTACTACGACGCGCTGCGCGCGGAGCGGCTGCCGGCCGCGCTCACGCAGGGCCAGCGGGACTTCTTCGGCGCGCACACCTACCGGCGTACGGACCGCGAGGGCTCGTTCCACACGCTGTGGGGCGGGGACCGCTCCGAGGTCTCGGGCTGA
- a CDS encoding GNAT family N-acetyltransferase, which translates to MRRAPWRAPGERSPDDPTTRETPAMTETDIRDDRARGRFEAYEGEELVGVIGYFVMAGAPAALVAVHTVVEQGHEGKGIAGALVKEFYVTAAREGVPVVPLCPYAARWTQRHPDEAAVAPAASEETVRAAQAQLKADSGRW; encoded by the coding sequence GTGCGGAGAGCGCCCTGGAGAGCCCCTGGGGAGCGCTCGCCCGACGACCCCACGACCAGGGAGACACCCGCCATGACAGAGACCGACATCCGTGACGACCGGGCGCGGGGCAGGTTCGAGGCGTACGAGGGCGAGGAGCTCGTCGGCGTCATCGGCTACTTCGTGATGGCCGGTGCGCCTGCCGCGCTCGTGGCCGTGCACACCGTCGTGGAGCAGGGCCACGAGGGCAAGGGCATCGCGGGCGCGCTGGTGAAGGAGTTCTACGTGACGGCGGCCCGCGAGGGCGTGCCCGTCGTACCGCTGTGCCCGTACGCGGCCAGGTGGACGCAGCGGCACCCGGACGAGGCGGCGGTGGCTCCGGCCGCGTCCGAGGAGACGGTGCGCGCGGCGCAGGCCCAGCTCAAGGCGGACTCCGGGCGCTGGTGA
- a CDS encoding glycoside hydrolase family 3 N-terminal domain-containing protein: MTDEEKLGQLQQLAWAGATGPGGTQTREAEEAARAGLLGSVLNIHGAKESNALQRIAVEESRLGIPLIFGLDIIHGFWTTFPIPLAQAASFDPAVSELDASVSAAEARSNGVHWTFAPMMDVTSEPRWGRIAESGGEDPYLNGVLAAAKVRGYQGADLKAKDRIAACAKHYVAYGGAEGGRDYNTVDVSEARLRNHYLPPFKVAVDAQVATVMAAFNTISGVPAHGNEHTLTRILKEDWGFDGFVVSDWSGVQELIPHGFAADGEDAARLALGAGVDMEMVSTHVVDHGRKLLSEGRIDAGRLDDAVTRVLRVKFRLGLFDEPYVPEQAEIAGPTAEARSAARTAAARSMVLLRNEGGALPLAKTVRSLAVVGPFADSDDLQGTWAGPGAEKFPSVTVLDAVRAALPDATVTHALGIDAAGQDTGTLPDAVEAARAADVTVVVVGESPAISGEANSRSDIGLPGRQEELIAAVAATGKPYVVVLVNGRPLTLGDWADDAPAVLEAWHPGMEAGNAIADVLFGDVDPGGRLPSSFPRTVGQIPVNYNHERTGRPYDPADPDQRYVSRYLDVPDGPRYPFGHGLSYTTFTISEPELSRGSIGAGALREGDTVEVTVTVRNTGERDGDEVVQLYLHDPVASIVQPVRRLRGFSRVSVAAGQSTTVRLSLGAEDFGFWTNDPDGRFVVEEGAVDIVVGADSTATAKATLTIV; encoded by the coding sequence ATGACCGACGAGGAGAAGCTCGGCCAGCTCCAGCAGCTCGCCTGGGCGGGCGCCACCGGCCCCGGCGGCACCCAGACCCGGGAGGCCGAAGAGGCGGCCCGCGCGGGCCTGCTGGGCTCCGTGCTGAACATCCACGGAGCCAAGGAGAGCAACGCCCTCCAGCGGATCGCGGTCGAGGAGTCCCGGCTCGGCATCCCGCTGATCTTCGGCCTCGACATCATCCACGGCTTCTGGACCACCTTCCCGATCCCTCTCGCGCAGGCGGCGAGCTTCGATCCCGCCGTGTCCGAGCTGGACGCGTCGGTGTCGGCGGCCGAGGCGCGCTCCAACGGCGTGCACTGGACGTTCGCGCCGATGATGGATGTCACCAGCGAGCCCCGCTGGGGCCGTATCGCCGAGTCCGGCGGTGAAGACCCCTATCTGAACGGCGTGTTGGCGGCCGCCAAGGTGCGCGGCTACCAGGGCGCCGACCTGAAGGCGAAGGACCGCATCGCCGCCTGCGCCAAGCACTACGTCGCGTACGGCGGCGCCGAGGGCGGCCGGGACTACAACACGGTCGACGTGTCCGAGGCACGGCTGCGCAACCACTACCTGCCACCGTTCAAGGTGGCCGTGGACGCCCAAGTGGCCACGGTCATGGCCGCGTTCAACACCATCAGCGGCGTCCCCGCACACGGCAACGAGCACACGCTCACCCGGATCCTCAAGGAGGACTGGGGATTCGACGGCTTCGTCGTCAGCGACTGGTCCGGTGTCCAGGAGCTGATCCCGCACGGATTCGCCGCCGACGGCGAGGACGCGGCCCGGCTCGCCCTGGGCGCCGGTGTCGACATGGAGATGGTCAGCACCCATGTCGTGGACCACGGACGGAAGTTGCTGAGCGAGGGGCGGATCGACGCCGGACGGCTCGACGACGCCGTCACCCGTGTCCTGCGCGTCAAGTTCCGGCTCGGACTCTTCGACGAGCCGTACGTCCCCGAGCAGGCCGAGATCGCCGGGCCGACGGCCGAGGCCCGGTCGGCGGCCCGTACCGCCGCCGCGCGCTCCATGGTGCTGCTCAGGAACGAGGGCGGCGCGCTGCCCCTCGCGAAGACGGTCCGCTCCCTCGCCGTCGTCGGGCCGTTCGCCGACTCCGACGATCTCCAGGGCACCTGGGCGGGGCCGGGCGCGGAGAAGTTCCCGTCGGTCACGGTGCTCGACGCCGTACGGGCCGCCCTCCCGGACGCCACCGTCACCCACGCCCTCGGCATCGACGCCGCCGGGCAGGACACCGGCACGCTCCCGGACGCCGTCGAGGCGGCGCGGGCCGCCGACGTCACGGTCGTGGTCGTGGGGGAGAGCCCCGCCATCAGCGGCGAGGCGAACTCGCGCAGCGACATCGGACTGCCGGGCAGGCAGGAGGAGTTGATCGCCGCCGTCGCGGCCACGGGCAAGCCGTACGTGGTCGTCCTGGTCAACGGCCGTCCGCTCACCCTCGGCGACTGGGCCGACGACGCCCCGGCCGTACTGGAGGCGTGGCACCCCGGTATGGAGGCCGGGAACGCGATCGCCGACGTGCTGTTCGGTGACGTCGACCCCGGCGGACGGCTCCCGTCGTCCTTCCCCCGGACGGTCGGCCAGATCCCGGTCAACTACAACCACGAGCGGACCGGCCGCCCCTACGACCCGGCCGATCCGGACCAGCGCTACGTCTCCCGGTACCTGGACGTGCCGGACGGCCCGCGCTACCCGTTCGGCCACGGTCTGAGCTACACGACCTTCACCATCTCCGAGCCCGAGCTCAGCCGCGGTTCCATCGGCGCGGGGGCCCTGCGCGAGGGCGACACGGTGGAGGTCACCGTCACCGTACGCAACACGGGCGAGCGCGACGGGGACGAAGTCGTGCAGCTCTACCTCCACGACCCCGTCGCGAGCATCGTCCAGCCGGTCCGGCGGCTGCGCGGATTCAGCCGGGTGAGTGTCGCGGCCGGGCAGTCCACGACCGTGCGCCTGAGTCTCGGCGCGGAGGACTTCGGCTTCTGGACGAATGACCCGGACGGCCGGTTCGTCGTGGAGGAGGGCGCGGTCGACATCGTCGTCGGCGCCGATTCGACGGCCACCGCGAAGGCCACGCTGACGATCGTCTGA